From the genome of Desulfovibrio sp. JC010, one region includes:
- a CDS encoding Crp/Fnr family transcriptional regulator, whose product MGRPQSKTFLKGEVLFREGDKGNVAYMIQSGSVNIVKNIKGKRQILATLGPGELFGEMAIISRSERVAGAEAASECTVLVLTARLILMLLKKSHPTVFHLTRVLASRLARADRAISESRSDNSWLTFCRLLHMKHRILQTTPKGEDVPIGITLEELSKEFSDITNASQHEIDRHLKSAVGFNMVSVNKIASQSYLTITNPDDFMAIAENLSEDVNKFSGKVFLSDFVDIHDFSALVDSDPEMIYKKIGVGDFPEDICMLHKDATSKWVEKKGEQFFREVKRKRKSIEELEGVEDIVFVDLGTLKQVFRQLGYYKLGILLAIAGEEAKKRILAAISTKIAAAISRDSRSSDAIDQTEADDVEEELIDLIREIKSSKKE is encoded by the coding sequence ATGGGAAGGCCGCAATCCAAGACTTTTTTGAAGGGCGAGGTGCTTTTCAGAGAAGGCGACAAGGGTAATGTTGCCTACATGATTCAGTCTGGTTCCGTTAATATTGTCAAAAATATTAAGGGTAAAAGGCAGATTCTTGCTACCCTCGGCCCGGGCGAACTGTTCGGGGAAATGGCAATTATTTCGCGTAGTGAAAGGGTGGCGGGGGCTGAGGCTGCGTCTGAATGTACCGTGCTGGTGCTCACTGCGCGGCTGATCCTGATGCTGCTTAAGAAAAGTCATCCCACAGTATTTCATCTTACCCGCGTGCTGGCTTCACGTCTCGCCCGTGCGGACCGTGCTATTTCTGAGAGTCGCAGCGATAACTCATGGCTGACCTTCTGTCGGCTGCTGCATATGAAACACCGTATTCTTCAGACTACGCCCAAAGGTGAGGATGTTCCCATCGGCATTACTCTTGAGGAATTGTCCAAAGAATTCTCAGATATTACTAATGCTTCACAGCATGAAATAGATAGGCATTTAAAATCCGCGGTTGGGTTCAACATGGTCTCGGTAAACAAGATTGCCTCACAATCTTATCTGACCATCACCAATCCCGATGATTTTATGGCTATTGCCGAAAATCTTTCCGAAGATGTCAACAAATTCAGCGGTAAGGTCTTTTTGTCCGACTTTGTTGATATTCATGATTTTTCCGCTCTGGTCGATTCTGATCCGGAGATGATTTACAAAAAAATCGGCGTAGGTGATTTTCCCGAAGATATCTGCATGCTGCACAAGGATGCTACTTCCAAGTGGGTAGAAAAGAAGGGCGAGCAGTTCTTCAGGGAAGTGAAGCGCAAGCGCAAATCCATTGAAGAGCTTGAAGGTGTTGAAGATATAGTCTTTGTTGATCTCGGAACATTGAAGCAGGTTTTCCGGCAGCTTGGATATTACAAGCTCGGTATCCTGCTGGCAATTGCCGGGGAGGAGGCCAAGAAAAGAATTCTGGCCGCCATTTCAACCAAGATCGCAGCTGCCATTTCCCGCGATTCCCGCTCCTCCGATGCCATTGACCAGACCGAAGCCGATGATGTGGAAGAAGAACTCATCGATTTGATACGTGAAATCAAGTCCTCTAAAAAAGAATAA
- a CDS encoding cyclic nucleotide-binding domain-containing protein has translation MIVRTAPSIRTYHKGKVIFHEGQESKIAYMIKSGTVDIFKRIDKKKSVMASLRRGDIFGEMSLLANQKRTASAEASSFCELVVLTEEMMNKLLAASPETVKKMLELLAKRVAATDLKAGCAEQSDSFLALATILDLAYREFAYIPRDKQRAIENYKMGLSVNSYTETVKNLAVFSNLEIESFLETVFKLRLIDMKSVKKGDKSAFVERYITIKNFEQFMPNLRNLYKQMRELGANVDQRMSFMTFTDLAQRTGSTPEQIYKKVIKEEMPENLLFFNREKAMEWRKDKEPNFFKKFRRPRKALEDLEAAEDIIFIDNPTLKKALEEFNYYKISVLYSALDQQGRDKLKRNIGKKVAQILLREPPADRDPNDSEVLECCDELLDSVRKLKGVK, from the coding sequence ATGATTGTACGGACCGCGCCAAGCATACGGACCTACCATAAAGGTAAGGTTATATTCCATGAAGGTCAGGAAAGCAAAATCGCTTACATGATCAAATCTGGGACTGTGGATATTTTTAAGAGAATCGACAAGAAAAAGTCGGTTATGGCTTCTTTGCGCCGTGGGGATATCTTCGGGGAAATGTCCCTGCTTGCCAACCAGAAGCGCACAGCGAGTGCCGAAGCTTCGAGTTTTTGCGAACTGGTGGTGCTCACAGAAGAGATGATGAACAAGCTTCTTGCCGCATCACCGGAAACAGTAAAGAAAATGCTGGAACTGTTGGCCAAAAGGGTTGCAGCTACTGACCTGAAGGCCGGGTGTGCTGAGCAGAGTGATTCATTTCTCGCCCTCGCAACCATTCTCGATCTTGCCTACCGCGAATTTGCGTATATTCCCCGTGATAAACAACGGGCAATTGAGAATTATAAGATGGGGTTGTCGGTTAATTCCTACACCGAGACAGTGAAAAATCTGGCTGTTTTTTCAAATCTTGAAATTGAATCTTTCCTTGAAACGGTCTTCAAGTTGCGGCTGATTGATATGAAGAGCGTTAAAAAAGGTGATAAAAGTGCCTTTGTCGAAAGATATATCACGATTAAGAATTTCGAGCAGTTCATGCCTAATCTGCGCAATCTCTATAAACAGATGCGTGAACTCGGAGCCAATGTTGACCAGCGCATGAGTTTCATGACTTTTACGGACCTTGCACAGCGGACCGGCAGCACTCCGGAGCAGATTTATAAGAAGGTTATCAAAGAGGAGATGCCTGAGAATCTGCTCTTTTTTAACCGTGAGAAAGCCATGGAATGGCGCAAGGATAAGGAACCTAATTTTTTCAAAAAATTCCGCAGGCCTCGTAAGGCTCTGGAAGATCTTGAAGCTGCTGAAGATATCATTTTTATTGATAACCCAACTCTCAAAAAGGCCCTTGAAGAATTTAATTATTACAAAATTTCAGTGCTTTATTCTGCTCTTGACCAGCAGGGCAGGGATAAACTCAAGCGTAATATAGGCAAAAAGGTCGCCCAGATTCTGTTGCGGGAGCCGCCTGCGGACCGGGATCCCAACGATTCCGAAGTTCTGGAATGCTGTGATGAACTCCTTGATAGTGTACGTAAACTCAAGGGGGTCAAGTAG
- a CDS encoding TVP38/TMEM64 family protein, which produces MKNKILIIMFLVLVAALFFVFDLDRFLTLEYLKNSRQEFQVFYDQNPFLTVFSFFLIYVIVVGVNLPGATVLGLAGGALFGFTVGVLIISFASTIGATLACFFSRYLFRDYVQQKFGDRLEKVNRGIEEEGPFYLFTMRLIPAIPFVVINLVMGLTPMRLKTFYWVSQLGMLPGTMVYVNAGKELGRIDSLSGIVQPGVLFSFVLLGLFPLVVKKVMGLVKKHRNV; this is translated from the coding sequence ATGAAAAACAAAATACTCATCATCATGTTTCTCGTGCTTGTGGCGGCTCTTTTTTTCGTCTTTGATCTGGACAGGTTTCTGACCCTCGAATATTTGAAAAATTCCCGGCAGGAGTTTCAGGTATTTTATGATCAAAATCCATTCTTAACAGTTTTTTCCTTTTTTCTGATCTATGTAATTGTTGTAGGAGTTAATCTTCCGGGAGCGACAGTGCTAGGTCTGGCCGGAGGGGCCTTGTTCGGTTTCACCGTCGGGGTGCTGATTATTTCATTTGCCAGTACCATCGGTGCCACTCTGGCCTGTTTTTTTTCCCGCTATCTGTTTAGGGATTACGTGCAGCAGAAATTCGGGGACCGTCTGGAAAAAGTCAACCGGGGTATTGAGGAAGAAGGCCCGTTTTACCTTTTTACCATGCGCCTTATTCCGGCCATTCCTTTTGTAGTCATTAATCTGGTTATGGGGCTCACCCCCATGCGACTGAAGACTTTTTATTGGGTTTCGCAGCTGGGTATGCTGCCCGGAACCATGGTTTATGTTAATGCCGGTAAGGAGTTGGGCCGGATTGATTCTTTGTCAGGAATAGTGCAGCCGGGTGTGCTTTTTTCTTTTGTGCTGCTGGGACTGTTTCCCCTTGTTGTTAAAAAGGTTATGGGACTTGTTAAGAAGCACCGTAATGTGTAA
- a CDS encoding serine hydrolase yields the protein MKNHAVVYPCSLLLIFLLALCPVLFGNSGCGVSTDNNSTVNGAVVANPLLVNAVVSAVDADGRTFSFGRTAADGSFGFNYPQDAQFPLILNFSGGYFQGSNTEFKGTVRTGILNSNATEISASTVSTLAVEIAESIDMPGAALLDKLDRATQIVHGLLQDYGTFNVFTDLPCAMTDSTVLTSQRLRYANNSFVDILGNYVGARVNGTCDLASSDFNALLRSVALDLCDSSWDGVSNVGGDTAALNWLAASAAALGTGAAFKNNISSYVPSTTWASITNLMAGEQQSTSVPLTAAQPANPVPSPKIQPATAQFSSDFETALGTKFDEVVGGYNCVGGIIAILRPDGADTRYATGLSEAASITDMDQTTWTAGTNMGFADNLHWRIASVSKSFTSTMILTLVNDGILSLDQTINHWLGAVVPNSNVITIENLLRQTSGLYNREADPCEALVNNHTYSFAELAAMSNQAGGGKVYFQPGEQFKYADINYILLAWIAERATGLTYKQLIEQRVIIPAGLTNTSVPEPSDSSMPVPYIRGYSTCADPGICGVGDGCWKNFSIWNYSFDVGSGNVISTVADMLTWLKVLDSGSLVGDEMRARMVEKTPGVDDKYGLGVMYDHDSSGNLIKLGHDGENPGYSTYAFKSCGYYVVVMVNSDNSAELDSVQMPEVAGPFIYSEMNNWLNK from the coding sequence ATGAAGAATCACGCTGTTGTCTATCCCTGTTCATTGCTATTAATCTTTCTGTTGGCCCTTTGTCCGGTGCTGTTCGGTAATTCCGGATGCGGAGTCAGCACAGACAATAATTCAACTGTCAATGGAGCTGTTGTTGCCAACCCTCTGCTGGTCAATGCTGTTGTTTCTGCAGTTGATGCGGATGGTCGCACTTTTTCTTTTGGAAGGACAGCGGCTGACGGTAGTTTTGGTTTCAATTATCCGCAGGATGCGCAGTTCCCGCTGATTTTAAATTTCAGTGGTGGGTATTTTCAAGGTTCAAATACTGAGTTCAAAGGTACAGTGCGCACCGGGATACTCAATAGTAATGCTACCGAAATTTCGGCCTCAACTGTTTCTACTCTGGCGGTTGAGATTGCCGAAAGTATTGATATGCCCGGGGCCGCATTGCTCGATAAATTGGACAGAGCTACCCAGATTGTACACGGGCTGCTGCAGGACTATGGTACATTTAATGTTTTTACGGATTTGCCTTGTGCTATGACCGATTCAACTGTGCTTACTTCCCAGCGTTTACGTTATGCCAATAATAGTTTTGTTGATATTCTGGGGAATTATGTTGGAGCGAGAGTTAATGGTACTTGTGATTTAGCCTCCAGTGATTTTAATGCTCTGCTTCGTTCGGTTGCTTTGGATTTATGTGATTCATCCTGGGATGGAGTCAGCAATGTCGGTGGAGATACTGCTGCCCTTAACTGGCTTGCAGCTTCAGCTGCAGCTTTAGGTACGGGGGCGGCTTTTAAGAATAATATCAGCAGTTATGTGCCGAGCACCACATGGGCATCAATAACGAATCTTATGGCCGGCGAGCAGCAATCCACTTCTGTGCCCTTGACGGCAGCCCAGCCTGCCAACCCTGTCCCTTCTCCCAAAATACAGCCTGCAACGGCTCAATTTAGTTCCGATTTTGAAACTGCGTTGGGTACTAAATTCGATGAGGTTGTCGGGGGGTATAATTGTGTTGGCGGAATTATTGCCATCCTGCGTCCTGACGGTGCTGATACTCGTTATGCTACAGGTTTGAGCGAGGCCGCATCAATTACCGATATGGATCAGACTACCTGGACAGCGGGAACTAATATGGGATTTGCTGATAATCTGCACTGGCGTATTGCCAGTGTATCAAAAAGTTTCACGTCCACGATGATTTTGACTTTGGTGAATGATGGAATCCTGAGTCTGGATCAGACAATTAATCACTGGCTGGGTGCAGTGGTGCCGAATTCAAATGTGATCACCATCGAAAATCTTTTGCGCCAGACTAGCGGGCTGTACAACCGGGAAGCCGATCCGTGCGAGGCCCTTGTTAATAATCATACATACTCTTTTGCCGAACTTGCGGCTATGTCAAATCAGGCGGGAGGAGGAAAGGTTTATTTTCAGCCGGGAGAGCAGTTTAAGTATGCGGATATAAACTATATCCTGCTGGCATGGATTGCAGAGAGGGCAACCGGGCTTACTTATAAGCAACTCATTGAGCAGCGGGTTATAATTCCTGCCGGACTGACCAATACTTCCGTTCCGGAACCATCCGACTCCTCCATGCCCGTACCGTACATCCGAGGATACAGCACTTGTGCTGATCCGGGAATATGTGGAGTAGGTGATGGGTGTTGGAAGAATTTTTCCATTTGGAATTATTCGTTTGATGTGGGATCGGGTAATGTAATTTCCACTGTTGCGGATATGCTTACTTGGCTTAAGGTTCTGGATTCAGGAAGTCTGGTAGGTGATGAGATGCGTGCACGGATGGTGGAAAAGACACCCGGAGTAGATGATAAGTATGGTCTTGGGGTTATGTACGACCACGATTCTTCGGGAAATCTTATAAAACTGGGCCATGATGGTGAAAATCCGGGATATTCTACTTATGCTTTTAAAAGTTGCGGATATTACGTGGTCGTAATGGTTAACAGCGATAACTCTGCTGAGTTGGATTCAGTTCAAATGCCTGAAGTCGCAGGGCCGTTTATTTATTCTGAAATGAATAACTGGCTGAATAAGTAG
- a CDS encoding polynucleotide adenylyltransferase — protein MTENSDKLKILITGGAIRDLLLGRQPKDLDYLIASGTADDFLRLFPAARPVGKSYEIFYLKGLEFSFPRARGKNTEETINLDLLARDFTINSFALDDDGELYAHPQGLEDLHNRILRPSFPDCFKEDPLRVFRAAAFMARFPEFSPHPELIAQMKRCAANGWLEDIAPDRIGVELRKGLSGPRPGNFLRLLIEGSCLEPWFTEFSGADKIPAGPPQYHDKSVAGHTADIMDKVAGNALTCWMSMCHDLGKVHTSAEILPSHYGHDKAGAVPAKELGSRLTLPVKFIRAGETAALLHMKAGSYRELRPGTKVDLLMKLHVSGLLENMISLCHADRGEGVLEHAPADLTEILKVSLPAHERNLGKESGEKLRNMRAMRIKAFSRGRKWS, from the coding sequence ATGACTGAAAATTCGGACAAACTAAAAATCCTCATTACAGGGGGAGCAATACGGGACCTGCTCCTTGGTCGCCAACCCAAGGACCTTGATTATCTCATTGCTTCCGGCACTGCTGATGATTTTCTTAGACTCTTTCCGGCTGCACGCCCGGTAGGTAAATCGTACGAAATATTTTATCTAAAAGGTCTTGAATTCTCCTTTCCCAGAGCAAGAGGTAAGAATACAGAAGAAACAATCAACTTAGATCTTCTTGCCCGCGACTTCACTATAAACAGCTTTGCCCTTGATGATGACGGCGAGCTTTACGCCCACCCCCAAGGTCTGGAAGACCTGCATAACCGAATCCTGCGGCCTTCCTTCCCGGATTGCTTCAAAGAAGACCCGTTGCGGGTATTCCGGGCTGCGGCTTTCATGGCCCGCTTTCCGGAATTCAGCCCCCACCCGGAACTCATTGCGCAGATGAAACGCTGTGCAGCCAACGGCTGGCTGGAAGATATTGCCCCGGACCGTATAGGTGTGGAACTGCGCAAAGGCTTAAGCGGCCCCAGACCGGGCAATTTTCTGCGGCTGCTGATTGAAGGGAGTTGCCTTGAGCCATGGTTCACTGAATTTTCCGGGGCTGATAAAATCCCCGCCGGACCGCCGCAGTATCACGACAAATCCGTGGCCGGACATACGGCAGATATAATGGATAAAGTTGCAGGAAACGCACTGACCTGCTGGATGTCCATGTGTCATGATCTGGGAAAAGTGCACACCTCGGCAGAGATACTGCCCTCCCACTACGGACACGACAAGGCCGGGGCAGTCCCGGCAAAAGAACTTGGCAGCAGACTCACGCTCCCGGTAAAATTTATCCGCGCCGGGGAAACAGCCGCCCTGCTGCACATGAAAGCCGGAAGCTACCGCGAACTGCGCCCCGGCACCAAAGTAGACCTGCTCATGAAACTGCATGTATCCGGCCTGCTGGAAAATATGATCAGCCTCTGCCATGCGGACAGAGGAGAAGGAGTGCTTGAGCATGCTCCCGCAGACCTGACAGAGATACTGAAAGTATCCCTGCCGGCCCACGAAAGAAATCTTGGAAAGGAATCAGGGGAAAAACTGCGCAACATGCGAGCCATGAGGATCAAGGCTTTCAGCAGAGGCAGAAAATGGAGTTAA